The Porites lutea chromosome 4, jaPorLute2.1, whole genome shotgun sequence genome contains a region encoding:
- the LOC140932773 gene encoding integrase/recombinase xerD homolog: MPAHPLCIALYLLELTEDALQKNSGCSAIDSALYGIRWAHKIAGLASPTEHPTVIAAAEGARRKLSKPVQPKQPLDLETVVKVAQYYNTALASLADIRFLFVFLVGYAGLFRVSELLSVKIKDITIVHDSMLIFVSKRKNDQFREGHTSIIARSGKVSCPVSITERLLVLLASPKESCSPVLRRIVRTKNGAYFHKSLGISYSTIRDEFKKYVSPFVNDPSDYCLHSLKSGGASNDGYKLSDPELKDRHAGWKNPCTKRRYTKRSHSEMLEVTRSMGI; encoded by the coding sequence ATGCCCGCTCATCCGTTGTGCATTGCCCTGTACTTATTGGAGTTAACTGAAGATGCCTTGCAGAAGAATAGTGGTTGCTCTGCTATTGATTCTGCGCTTTATGGTATTCGTTGGGCGCACAAGATAGCAGGTCTGGCGTCGCCCACAGAGCATCCAACGGTTATTGCTGCCGCGGAAGGAGCTAGAAGAAAGTTATCTAAGCCAGTTCAACCCAAGCAACCCCTGGATCTTGAGACTGTTGTCAAAGTCGCTCAGTATTATAACACAGCTTTAGCTTCTCTTGCAGAcattcgttttttgtttgtatttttagttgGCTATGCTGGTCTATTTCgagtttctgagttattgagTGTTAAGATCAAAGACATTACCATTGTTCACGATAGCATGTTGATTTTCGTCTCTAAGAGGAAGAATGATCAATTTCGTGAAGGGCATACTTCTATAATTGCCAGATCTGGTAAGGTTTCATGTCCCGTTTCAATCACTGAGAGGCTTCTTGTTCTGTTGGCTAGTCCTAAGGAATCTTGTTCTCCTGTTTTGCGTAGAATAGTTCGCACTAAGAATGGCGCATATTTTCACAAGTCTCTAGGGATTAGTTACTCCACTATTCGTGACGAATTCAAGAAATATGTTTCGCCGTTTGTGAATGATCCAAGTGATTATTGTTTACATAGCCTCAAATCAGGTGGCGCGTCTAATGACGGTTATAAGCTAAGCGATCCCGAGCTGAAAGATAGACATGCAGGATGGAAGAATCCTTGCACTAAGAGGCGTTACACCAAGCGTTCTCATTCTGAGATGCTTGAAGTTACTAGAAGTATGGGTATCTAA
- the LOC140932772 gene encoding uncharacterized protein has product MDIIRQGYSLPFSQFPPRCFLSNNRSALRNPQFVESAILELLEKQLINEHSFPPHCVNPLTVAEGKKLRLVIDLREVNKYLVKPKFRYEDLRSLSEVFEQGFWFFTWDLKSGYHHVDIFHPHQQFLGFAWDFEGVTRYFTFAVLPFGLSTACFCFTKLFRPLVRRWRLMSHNCFVYLDDGISGQHDYVSARAASLIQRSDLASSGFIPNECKSQWEPVQVGEWLGFLINTIQFMFQIPEAKLAKLKRSLESMILDGYATYRELARLAGFIISLSLAVGPIARLFTRQMYFFIQSRPSWDVSFTFSEALLQELKFWLLHIDSFNGYSIRGVFCAESTIYTDASDFAFGGYLATLGGEPVRGMFSPADVDSSSTYRELKAVFYVLKSYAVSLKHQRVKVFVDNMGASRILMVGSSKLHLQQIAVDIFSICLSFGISLDSQWLPREENARADLLSRFIDRDDWSLNPVVFQSLDARWGPHSVDRFSSYFNSQVVRFNSKYFSPGCAAVDALAQDWSSDNNWLCPPTHLIVAAVKHLRYHKGVGTIIIPEWPSASFWPFLHISPSRFHTFVKEFVVLPRLADLLIEGPGQREVYRKKPSVFVGCPSFNMLALRLDFR; this is encoded by the coding sequence ATGGATATCATTAGGCAAGGGTATTCTTTACCGTTTAGCCAATTTCCGCCTCGTTGCTTTCTATCGAACAATCGTTCTGCGTTGAGGAACCCGCAATTTGTTGAGTCTGCTATTCTTGAATTATTGGAGAAGCAACTGATTAATGAGCATAGTTTTCCTCCTCATTGCGTCAATCCTCTTACAGTTGCAGAAGGCAAGAAGCTCCGCCTGGTCATAGATTTGCGCGAGGTTAACAAGTATTTGGTTAAACCCAAATTTCGTTATGAAGATTTGCGATCTTTGAGTGAGGTCTTTGAGCAGGGATTTTGGTTCTTCACGTGGGACCTGAAATCGGGTTACCATCatgtggatatttttcatcCTCATCAGCAATTTTTGGGCTTTGCGTGGGATTTTGAGGGAGTTACTAGATACTTTACTTTTGCTGTTCTCCCATTTGGATTAAGCACCGCGTGTTTTTGCTTTACCAAGCTTTTTCGCCCTTTAGTTAGGAGATGGCGGCTGATGTCCCACAACTGTTTTGTGTATTTAGATGACGGGATTTCAGGTCAGCATGACTATGTTTCTGCTCGAGCTGCTAGTCTTATTCAGCGTTCGGATTTAGCTTCGTCTGGCTTCATCCCTAATGAGTGTAAATCACAATGGGAGCCTGTTCAGGTTGGGGAATGGTTGGGATTCCTCATTAACACTATTCAATTCATGTTTCAAATACCAGAAGCCAAGCTGGCTAAGTTAAAGCGTTCTCTAGAGTCCATGATCCTGGATGGCTACGCAACCTATCGGGAGTTGGCTCGCCTTGCCGGTTTCATCATTTCGCTTTCCCTCGCAGTTGGCCCTATTGCTCGTCTATTCACAAGACAGATGTACTTTTTTATTCAGTCCAGGCCCTCGTGGGATGTCTCGTTTACCTTTTCCGAGGCCCTATTGCAAGAGCTTAAGTTTTGGCTTCTGCATATCGATTCTTTTAATGGGTATTCTATTAGGGGTGTCTTTTGTGCCGAGTCTACTATTTATACCGATGCTAGTGATTTTGCATTCGGCGGCTATTTAGCCACTCTGGGTGGTGAGCCAGTTCGGGGTATGTTTTCCCCGGCTGACGTTGATTCGAGTTCTACTTACCGCGAGTTGAAAGCGGTATTCTATGTTTTGAAGTCATACGCCGTCAGTTTGAAGCATCAGAGAGTGAAAGTTTTTGTTGACAACATGGGCGCCTCTCGTATTCTGATGGTTGGCAGCTCTAAGCTTCATTTACAGCAGATTGCTGTTGACATATTCAGTATCTGTTTGTCTTTTGGCATTTCCTTAGATTCGCAGTGGTTGCCTCGCGAAGAGAACGCTCGTGCCGATTTACTCAGCAGGTTCATTGACAGAGATGATTGGAGTTTGAACCCCGTGGTTTTCCAATCCCTTGATGCTAGGTGGGGCCCTCATTCGGTGGATCGCTTTTCGTCTTATTTCAACTCGCAAGTTGTTAGGTttaattccaaatatttttctccGGGTTGCGCCGCTGTTGATGCCCTAGCTCAGGATTGGAGTTCCGATAATAATTGGTTGTGTCCTCCGACGCATTTGATCGTCGCTGCGGTTAAGCATTTGCGCTACCACAAAGGGGTTGGGACCATAATTATTCCGGAATGGCCATCTGCTtccttttggccctttttacaCATCAGTCCTTCTCGATTTCATACTTTTGTCAAAGAATTTGTTGTGCTTCCAAGGCTTGCAGATCTACTTATTGAAGGACCTGGACAGAGGGAAGTGTACCGCAAGAAACCTTCCGTGTTCGTTGGATGTCCGTCATTTAATATGTTGGCTCTCCGCCTTGATTTTCGCTAA
- the LOC140932774 gene encoding uncharacterized protein: MYAVCHSRSSTLYQADNFLLGTRRRKMPLPGPDAPDLREEGSSNAGSDGFHSLVQQAVADSMASVTMQISSLIDSRFDNFKKQFTEENSSSVEAAVKRAKRARFVFQSKGNEQQFEHAESVLDKLESAKGALNANAISKAKTAIEEGIALVTKRMKVIKIADKSQYSWATVQEYLSDELASDSEDEKRLFRSERRAEKKVKDSKKKRSQKYQHQRFQPYPPFNPNHRSSLPTLDAHSNTGSRFGRDLGVRGRQIGPCFNAGNMVIWPPIVLAKLASARSD; encoded by the exons atgtatgctgtttgtcactctcgctccagtacgctgtaccaggcagataattttttgttaggcaCAAGAAGACGCAAGATGCCCCTTCCGGGACCAGATGCTCCCGATTTGCGAGAAGAAGGTTCTTCTAACGCTGGTTCTGATGGTTTTCATTCTTTAGTGCAGCAGGCTGTAGCTGATTCGATGGCTTCCGTTACCATGCAGATATCGTCTTTAATCGACTCCCGCTTCGACAACTTTAAGAAGCAGTTCACGGAGGAAAATTCTTCATCAGTTGAGGCAGCCGTTAAACGCGCGAAGCGCGCtcgttttgttttccagagcaAAGGAAACGAGCAGCAGTTTGAACATGCCGAatctgttttggacaagctcgAGAGTGCGAAGGGTGCACTTAACGCCAATGCCATTTCCAAAGCCAAAACCGCCATTGAAGAAGGTATTGCTTTAGTTACTAAAAGAATGAAGGTAATTAAGATCGCCGATAAAAGTCAGTATAGCTGGGCCACTGTTCAAGAGTACCTTTCGGACGAATTGGCATCTGACTCGGAGGACGAGAAGAGGTTATTTCGCTCGGAGAGGAGAGCAGAGAAGAAAGTTAAAGATTCGAAGAAGAAGCGCTCTCAGAAGTATCAGCATCAGAGATTTCAGCCTTATCCACCGTTCAACCCTAACCACCGTTCTTCCTTACCGACTTTGGATGCGCATTCTAATACAGGAAGTCGTTTTGGCCGTGATCTAGGCGTTCGTGGTCGACAGATTGGCCCGTGTTTTAA tgctggGAATATGGTCATTTGGCCTCCAATTGTACTGGCAAAGCTGGCGAGCGCTCGAAGTGACTAG